A section of the Hirschia baltica ATCC 49814 genome encodes:
- a CDS encoding lipid II:glycine glycyltransferase FemX has protein sequence MSEVLQVRWNQINRTDWDIAHTNACASYQQDWAYGDVLSHHGAKVWRASVARSDDNTVIALAQITSKPFALVGQFALCTHGPIWLEDISIADKHFVYRTLSKAVPVGWPKLLIFTPDEHEADIKPVKSVKRVMTGEATVRINLEQDVETLRKSMDQKWRNRLTSAEKSGLKFVSGGTKPAQYRWLLDLEETQREKRGYRALPAALTLEWQESKSKCLQAGKNGGISVYRADLGKECAGAMLVLEHGSMATYHIGWTSEEGRKLGAHNLCLWNACLDLKARGFKQFDLGGVNTQSGAGIARFKIGTGGDVFQRGGAFVKA, from the coding sequence ATGAGTGAAGTCCTGCAGGTTCGTTGGAACCAAATTAATAGAACAGACTGGGACATCGCCCACACGAATGCTTGCGCCAGCTATCAACAAGATTGGGCGTATGGTGATGTGCTCTCTCATCATGGTGCAAAAGTATGGCGCGCGAGTGTAGCGCGATCAGACGATAATACCGTCATAGCCTTGGCTCAGATCACATCTAAGCCTTTCGCATTGGTTGGACAATTTGCGCTCTGCACGCATGGTCCAATTTGGCTAGAAGACATTAGTATTGCCGATAAGCATTTTGTGTATCGCACTTTAAGCAAGGCGGTTCCGGTGGGCTGGCCTAAACTCTTGATCTTCACACCAGATGAACACGAAGCTGACATTAAACCGGTAAAAAGTGTGAAGCGGGTCATGACTGGGGAAGCAACAGTTCGCATAAACCTTGAACAAGATGTCGAGACTTTGCGCAAATCCATGGATCAAAAATGGCGAAACCGTCTCACATCAGCTGAAAAGTCAGGTCTAAAATTTGTCAGCGGCGGCACTAAGCCAGCGCAATATAGATGGCTTCTAGACCTTGAAGAAACACAAAGAGAAAAACGCGGTTATCGCGCATTGCCTGCTGCTCTCACATTAGAATGGCAAGAATCTAAATCAAAGTGCCTGCAAGCTGGTAAAAATGGTGGGATTTCCGTTTACAGAGCTGATCTGGGCAAAGAATGTGCGGGGGCCATGCTGGTGCTAGAGCATGGCAGCATGGCCACCTATCATATCGGCTGGACCTCTGAAGAGGGGCGCAAGCTGGGTGCGCACAATTTATGCCTTTGGAATGCCTGTTTAGACCTAAAGGCGCGCGGCTTTAAGCAGTTTGATCTAGGCGGTGTTAACACACAGTCCGGCGCTGGAATTGCGCGGTTTAAAATTGGCACGGGCGGAGATGTATTCCAGCGGGGCGGCGCGTTTGTAAAGGCGTAA
- a CDS encoding carbon-nitrogen hydrolase family protein, with the protein MTLLHCACVQLRSSDVVHENINAASDLIKQAAAQGAKFVVTPENTGFLDIRPGGAKSKVVAQEDDTCLKALSALAGELNIWLQIGSLAVRGDNDERFANRSFLINPNGEIVACYDKIHMFDVEVGDGQSYRESKSYKAGNKSTLVTTPFAKLGMSICYDLRFPELYRNLAKAGANLVTLPAAFTKVTGEAHWHSLIRARAIENGVFILAAAQGGKHADGRETYGHSMIVSPWGEILAEAGSDPCVISAQIDLEEVEKVRARLPSLHSDQTFMLEEVTLI; encoded by the coding sequence ATGACACTCTTACACTGTGCCTGCGTTCAACTGCGATCAAGCGACGTCGTGCATGAAAACATAAATGCTGCGTCAGATTTAATAAAACAAGCTGCGGCACAAGGCGCTAAATTTGTTGTCACGCCTGAGAATACTGGCTTTTTAGATATTCGCCCGGGCGGTGCAAAAAGCAAAGTAGTGGCTCAAGAAGACGATACCTGTCTAAAAGCACTCTCGGCGCTAGCTGGAGAGCTGAACATCTGGCTACAGATTGGATCACTCGCTGTTAGGGGGGACAATGATGAGCGATTCGCAAACAGGTCATTTTTGATAAATCCCAATGGCGAAATAGTCGCCTGCTATGACAAGATCCACATGTTTGATGTGGAGGTCGGGGATGGGCAATCATATCGGGAATCTAAGTCCTATAAGGCAGGCAATAAAAGTACTTTGGTGACAACGCCTTTTGCCAAGCTAGGGATGAGCATTTGTTACGATTTGCGTTTTCCAGAACTCTATCGAAATTTAGCCAAAGCGGGCGCAAACCTCGTGACACTTCCGGCTGCGTTTACAAAGGTGACAGGAGAAGCGCACTGGCACTCGCTCATTCGGGCACGTGCAATCGAAAATGGCGTGTTCATTCTTGCGGCGGCGCAAGGCGGTAAGCACGCAGATGGCCGCGAAACCTATGGACATTCTATGATCGTATCACCTTGGGGTGAAATTCTAGCGGAAGCTGGGTCAGACCCATGTGTGATCAGTGCTCAAATTGATTTGGAAGAGGTTGAAAAAGTTAGAGCAAGATTACCATCATTACACAGTGACCAAACCTTTATGCTTGAGGAAGTGACTCTGATTTAG
- the pth gene encoding aminoacyl-tRNA hydrolase yields MLLLVGLGNPGDQYKGNRHNIGFMAIDAIADMHGFSPWKTKFQGKISEGFLTDANGGRVKTLLLKPTTFYNDSGRSVGEAMNFFKISADQTVIFHDEIDLAPGRVRMKIGGGHSGNNGMRSIMAQASKDVRRTRLGVGHPGDKSRVQGHVLSDFAKSEAKWLDDMLDACARAIHFLAAGDDERFQAEVMRLAPAPKEDMSRRKGN; encoded by the coding sequence ATGTTATTACTCGTTGGCCTTGGAAATCCCGGCGACCAGTATAAAGGCAATCGCCACAATATTGGCTTTATGGCAATTGATGCGATTGCTGACATGCACGGTTTTAGTCCTTGGAAAACAAAATTTCAGGGGAAAATATCTGAAGGTTTTCTGACAGATGCAAATGGAGGCCGTGTTAAAACGCTCCTTCTAAAACCAACAACATTTTACAATGATAGCGGACGTTCTGTTGGTGAAGCTATGAACTTTTTCAAAATCTCTGCGGATCAAACTGTCATTTTTCACGACGAAATAGATTTAGCGCCCGGCCGCGTGCGGATGAAAATTGGTGGTGGACATTCTGGTAATAATGGCATGCGCTCTATTATGGCGCAGGCCAGCAAAGACGTGCGCCGCACCCGACTAGGCGTAGGTCATCCCGGCGATAAATCCCGTGTGCAGGGGCATGTCTTATCTGATTTTGCGAAATCAGAAGCTAAGTGGCTAGATGACATGCTGGATGCTTGCGCGCGCGCTATTCACTTCCTTGCTGCGGGAGATGATGAACGCTTCCAAGCAGAAGTCATGCGCCTTGCACCTGCACCTAAAGAAGATATGTCTCGCCGCAAGGGTAATTAA
- a CDS encoding multidrug effflux MFS transporter — translation MWGAILNERSKCIYFHYSTRHRDCMSNESKTKTKAQTATSTRPSAMKHLPVWELICIIAGLMALNATAVDIMLPALSDIQNTFQFEDDNNRQKMVIVYLMGMGLSQIFYGPLIDRFGRKPILVVSLIVYIIASVACLVAPDYQMLIFARAVQGAAAGATRVVAAAVVRDCYTGRAMAEIMSIVMLIFMAAPILAPSLGEGILFFFGDWRAIFWALVVLGSVMMIWSYVRLPETLAPEDRRPLKPSTIARSYYTVFTNRYAMGYSIASALIFGTLFGYISASEQIYVEAFNKGASFPLWFAGVSAGMAVSNLLNSRLVRNLGMRFLSHWALIIMILVNILHAIVSHSGNESFVVFYVLMIISFVCIGFIGPNFSSTAMEPLGHIAGSASALYGFATTFLAAAIGGFVADQYDGTLGPLFAVNAICLILALVVILWTERGRLFQRNEM, via the coding sequence TTGTGGGGAGCTATTTTGAACGAACGTTCTAAATGTATATATTTTCATTATTCGACCCGTCATCGAGATTGCATGTCAAACGAATCTAAAACAAAAACAAAAGCACAAACCGCGACATCTACGCGACCAAGTGCCATGAAGCATCTACCTGTCTGGGAATTGATTTGTATCATAGCAGGCCTGATGGCACTGAATGCTACGGCTGTGGACATTATGCTGCCCGCCCTCAGCGATATTCAAAACACTTTCCAATTTGAAGATGACAATAATCGACAAAAAATGGTGATTGTCTATCTTATGGGAATGGGACTTTCTCAAATATTTTATGGTCCTTTAATCGACCGATTTGGGCGCAAACCCATCCTCGTCGTTTCCCTAATCGTATACATTATTGCCAGTGTTGCTTGTCTAGTTGCACCTGATTACCAGATGCTAATTTTCGCAAGAGCTGTTCAGGGTGCAGCAGCTGGGGCGACACGCGTTGTGGCCGCAGCGGTCGTTCGAGATTGCTATACTGGGCGCGCAATGGCTGAAATCATGTCGATCGTTATGTTGATATTCATGGCGGCCCCCATTCTAGCTCCAAGCCTTGGTGAAGGTATTCTTTTCTTTTTCGGGGATTGGCGAGCAATTTTTTGGGCGCTTGTGGTCTTAGGCAGTGTGATGATGATCTGGTCATATGTTCGATTGCCCGAAACCTTGGCGCCTGAAGACCGAAGGCCGTTAAAACCGTCAACTATCGCGCGTTCCTATTACACAGTCTTCACCAATAGATACGCCATGGGATATTCAATCGCGTCTGCACTCATCTTTGGGACGTTGTTTGGCTATATCAGCGCTTCTGAGCAAATTTACGTGGAAGCTTTTAATAAAGGAGCCTCTTTTCCATTATGGTTTGCGGGTGTCTCCGCTGGGATGGCCGTGTCCAACTTGTTGAACTCACGTCTTGTTCGAAACCTAGGAATGCGTTTCTTATCGCATTGGGCTTTGATCATTATGATTTTGGTCAATATTCTGCATGCAATCGTCTCTCATAGTGGCAATGAAAGCTTCGTCGTATTCTATGTTCTGATGATCATATCTTTTGTTTGCATAGGCTTTATTGGGCCAAACTTTTCATCAACAGCGATGGAACCTTTAGGACATATTGCTGGTTCAGCATCAGCTCTATACGGCTTTGCAACAACATTCCTTGCGGCTGCTATTGGTGGTTTTGTAGCAGATCAATACGATGGAACTTTAGGGCCATTATTTGCCGTTAATGCCATCTGTTTGATATTGGCATTGGTTGTTATTTTATGGACTGAAAGAGGCCGGCTTTTTCAACGCAATGAAATGTAA
- the ychF gene encoding redox-regulated ATPase YchF, translated as MGFKCGIVGLPNVGKSTLFNALTKTADAQAANYPFCTIDPNEGEVAVPEKRLKALADIAGSKEIIPARMNFVDIAGLVKGASQGEGLGNQFLANIRETDAIAYVLRCFEDDDVTHVSGTIDPMSDYEVVETELMIADMESLEKRKPGLEKKARGNDKEAKIALELIDLAMAQLEDGKPARAAVIPDDPDTRKVWRMMQLLTSKPVFYIANVDEDSAADGNDFSAKVFAHAEKEGAQAVAISAKIESEIAVLDDDEAEEFLETLGLEEPGLNRVIQAGYKLLNLQTYFTCGPKETRAWTIPEGCTAPKAAGVIHGDFEKGFIRAETIAYDDYIQYNGEAGAKEAGKVRQEGKEYIVKDGDVLLFKFNV; from the coding sequence ATGGGTTTTAAATGTGGTATTGTTGGTCTTCCCAACGTCGGTAAATCAACCTTGTTCAACGCGCTAACAAAAACAGCGGATGCACAAGCAGCCAACTACCCTTTCTGTACGATTGACCCAAATGAAGGCGAAGTCGCGGTTCCAGAAAAACGCTTAAAAGCGCTCGCCGATATCGCGGGCTCAAAAGAGATCATTCCAGCTCGTATGAATTTCGTGGATATCGCGGGTCTCGTAAAAGGTGCTTCACAAGGTGAAGGGCTGGGAAACCAATTCCTTGCCAATATTCGTGAAACCGATGCCATCGCTTATGTATTGCGTTGTTTTGAAGATGATGATGTCACCCACGTTTCCGGCACAATTGATCCGATGTCTGATTATGAAGTTGTTGAAACAGAACTCATGATCGCCGACATGGAGAGCCTTGAAAAACGCAAGCCCGGCCTTGAGAAAAAAGCACGCGGCAATGATAAAGAAGCAAAAATTGCCTTAGAACTCATAGACTTGGCAATGGCTCAACTTGAAGATGGAAAGCCTGCACGTGCTGCTGTTATTCCTGACGATCCAGACACACGTAAAGTCTGGCGCATGATGCAGCTTCTCACTTCCAAACCTGTTTTCTACATCGCCAATGTAGATGAAGATAGCGCTGCAGATGGTAATGATTTTTCTGCAAAAGTCTTCGCACACGCTGAAAAAGAAGGTGCACAAGCTGTTGCTATTTCAGCAAAAATCGAAAGTGAAATCGCCGTTCTAGACGATGATGAAGCCGAAGAATTTCTTGAGACATTAGGTCTTGAAGAGCCGGGCCTAAACCGCGTGATTCAAGCCGGATACAAGCTTTTGAACCTGCAAACTTACTTTACTTGCGGCCCCAAAGAAACACGTGCTTGGACAATCCCTGAAGGCTGCACTGCGCCTAAAGCAGCAGGTGTTATCCACGGTGATTTTGAAAAAGGCTTTATTCGCGCTGAAACCATCGCCTATGACGATTATATCCAATATAATGGTGAAGCGGGAGCCAAAGAAGCCGGTAAAGTTCGCCAAGAAGGTAAGGAATACATTGTTAAAGATGGTGATGTCTTGCTATTCAAATTCAACGTCTAA